aaaattttggtaataTTAATCATCTTTTCTTCTTCTAAAAGAAGACTATATTAATTTCTAAATCTTTTGTTGataatactttaatttttgctcTTTTCTGCtcatagataaattttttctagtcttcttatcattaatatttattttttgtttaaaaataaaagctgtattatttcttctttcataTTCAttaatctgaaaataaaaaagtggtTTTAGAAACagaaacttttaataaaatgaatgaaataaaattttagtcagCATAAAGGGAGATACTTTCAAGGGTTTCTTCATACAAGCTAGAGATTCGCGCACTCATGCATGGATAGGTAGCTTCGCAACAACACCCAACACCAAAGTTTTCGATGAGTGCAGTTCAGTAACTCACGCCGATTCAAAAGATAAACAAGAAGCTACATTAATTTGGAACTCTCCAACCAAGGGACAGGGTCAAGTCTACTTCACGTAAGTGTCACACATACCCTTAtctagaaataattaaaaaagattgcgttactattttaatttcaattaattactttaaattagTAGACAGTAGTAGtgtaatattgaaataataatttatgcaATAAATCACCCAATAAATCTTTCACTTAGGTGCAgtccaaataaatttattattaacataatcattattattattttattatattaccaACCTATTAATTACCATAACCAGTTACTTTGTTCATATCGATAATAACCGACGGTAAACATAGTGACAGAAATGTCGAGAGAACTTTGAACTCGTGATGCAATTCAGATTTATTAGCAAACTTGTTTGGAAGGTGAATGTGTCAATAGTGATTGATTTCGACGCTTTTGAGATATTGCAGATATAAGTGTTGTCGAACCggtttctatttatttttctttccaaTTCGGGTTTAATTATGTCTGGTGAGCTCTTTAAACCCAAACATTGTCTATATTTGTATCTTCTTCGTATCATCGACCCATATTACCATTAAAAGTAATgatactgaaaattaaaaaaaaaatttttaaatttttttaacaattaaaattataattaaaaaaattttatatgtagaaatttaaaaaaaataaaaaaagaaactttttttttttacaattattgattttttataaaaattccaataatTGTCatatgtctgctaattttgtttatttttataaaaaactaaatttttaaatatttgcacttataatttttttaactttctgaaagtaaaaatttttttataatttaattatcatgaaaatctaaaaaaattcacagaaGTCTGTTAGTttcatatgaaaattaagttagccgacatctaaaaatttttagattttttttattgaaaaaattattacaaaaaaaaaaaattcatttgtaaaaaacttgaaaaactgttagtagaattttttacaaaaatatttttttgttttaatttaattattgaaaaaaaatcaaaaaattaaaaacgtcggctaattttagtattattaatttcattatcatTTAACAGTAATGTAATTTAAGATACTGAAATTAGCGAacacgtaattttttttttcatttttcttgaAAACCTAGgcctagaaaattatttttaaaaaattgcatttataatttttgaaagtttttaaatatggaattttaaaaataaatttttcttactacaatgtatttgtaaaaaaaattctaaaagtaCACGAgctgttttaattaattatttatatattcttcCAGTGGTAGTATCTTGAAGGATTACTCGACTTTCTGGGCAGAGTTGATTTCTCAATAGAAATTTCTTACGAACTTTAGATGACGATATACTTTTCCGTAAGTACTTACTTAATTCTTACATACATATGTACGAggattatatttaattaaattcaatattaatcttattgaataatttcagaTGTAAAGCAggattttatgaaataatttcGTCATCGAAGAAATAAAGTTaccttt
This genomic interval from Cotesia glomerata isolate CgM1 linkage group LG1, MPM_Cglom_v2.3, whole genome shotgun sequence contains the following:
- the LOC123260422 gene encoding putative defense protein 3, producing MNQQLTISLVVTVIVGLLALTSVNGFPDGAPVDVCVKERPNQPYHGQFRSQPANTSPYQIIASSKDYAPGKQISVSIKGDTFKGFFIQARDSRTHAWIGSFATTPNTKVFDECSSVTHADSKDKQEATLIWNSPTKGQGQVYFTGSILKDYSTFWAELISQ